The Armatimonadota bacterium genome contains the following window.
AAACACCATGCGCCGCCAAAGTAATCCTCAGTGCCCGTGCCACAAATTGTTGGTTCGTCCTTGTCACCGTCTATATAGAACTTTACTTCGCCTTCTCCCCACCAGCCATTTGATAATTGTGTCCAAGCGAGATATGTGCCAACGTAGTGTCCTTTACCAATTACGTTTTCCAAAATAGTATGCTCGGGCTTTTCCTTTGGAGTAATTGACCGCCGCCATTGAGCATGAAAATATCCAACATCCTCAGGAATATCATCTAATTCATACGTAATCTGGTAGAAAAAGCCGGCTATCTCCTCCCATCGCTGGTTCTCTATTTCAATTCTAGCCTTCTTTCGAAAAGGCATTGGCCAATATGAGTTGAAACCTCCATTCGGGTTCACAGCAATTGGGATAGAGCTAATGTTCACTCGAAGCGCATGGCCATTGGCAAAGAAATCCCCCAGGGGAACCTCGACCGACGGCATTTCTTCGTCATCCCAGAACATCCGAAGTATGCAGTCTCGATATGCTTTTGTATCAACAGTAATCCAAATGTGCCGAATAACACCCGGACCTTCAATATTGGCAAGCACCGTATTCGATTCTTTCGGAAGCGTTATGCAGGGACGAACTTTCCAGCCTTTTCCGAGCCAAGCAGCGGCATTTGCTTCGTCTGGGACCTCTAATGCACCTGCCCCTTTTTTGCCTTCAGGATTTTCAGCAGAGATACTGCGCGTTTTGCCATCTGCAAGCCGCGCTATATCAAATAACCCATATGGAAGCACTGTCATGATTTTAATTCCTCCTCCCGACCATTAAAAAATAAAGATGACGCCATTCTGGGGTAACAGACACCACTAAATACGAGATGGCACCTAAATCTTACCGTTTTGTTTGAAACACATTGCCCCAAACCTGCTCAAAATGATTTTGGCATACGATTACTATGCTTTCAGAAAATATGCCGTACGTCTGTTTCTGAGAGATCTTTGACTGCTTTTACATCAGCCTCAACAGGCTTGCCCGCCCGCAAAAGTTTAGTTCCTCCAGCTAAATAAGCTTTACTCACCAAGCCGTCTTTTAAGCTTATGAAAGCCGCCTCGGCATCTGTTTCAAAATCGAGAAACTTTATCTTTTTCCCCGCTCTATCTGTTTGAACGAAATAATCTATTCTACCATTTGCGAATTGTATTTCAACGCCAACTGTTGTGTTTTCCTGTCCAACATAGATATCGAGGGGCTTTACCCTGTTTATTGGGCATACTTCTCCGGCTTTTACAGGAAAGAATATATATAGAAATCTGGCTTTGCCTTCCTTTTCTAAAGAAAAAATTGGGGTTGGCACTGGCCGCACCTTGTAACCTCCTGCAGGGACCCAACCTTGGACTGGATCTTCTCGTCCAGAGACGATTTTGACACGAAGTTTATCATCAAAAAGAGGAATGATTGCAAGATTTGCGCTTTCTTTATTTTCTGTGATTACCATCTTTGTAAATTCATCTAGGCTAGCTCCATCCGCATCTAGGTGAAAAATGCTCTCATAACGATGTGGTTCCTTATCGTCTGGATTTAGGAAATCAGTTATTATCCAATACTCGGGCTTAACAAAAAATATGCTACGAGTGTGAACGACCTTGATCTTATTGTTTTGGCCATAGCCCTCATCGTAGGTACCCGAAGCATAATCGAAACCGTCACTTGTTATCCATTTGTTCGGAAGAGGCTTGGAAACTACATACTGTTCTCTTGGCCGCCCAGCTCGATGTTGCCCTTCTCCGTCTACCATGACCGTGTTATGCGACGGAGTTGTAATAATATACCTGCGCCACTTTGAGCTATCATAAGGATAGTTGCCAGGGTCAACTAGATGATACTTTCCATGAGCGTAGATGACTATGCTCAACTTATCTTCATGTTGGTGTCCATACCCAAATGGTCCAGCATCCATCATTAAGTACAGGTCTTCCTTTTCCCAACCTGAGCGCATGATTAGCTGCCCAGAAAATGGAAGCGCTATTGACCCAACCGAAGGCTTTGTTCCTTGCTTTCCCTCAGTTGCTACCCATTCGTAATCCTTACGCTCCGGGAAATACTGCAATGCTTCTTTGAGAAATCCCCTTATATTTGTTCGATTTCCGTCATTTAACCCTGGCAGGCAACCGTCTGGCATTGAAGCTAACAGATTGTAATCATACATTTTTTGCAATTTCTTGATATAATCACTCGGCATTGCAATGTCGTTCATTTTTGCAACTTCCCATGCCATCCGGAAGTTGATTAAACTCACCTGGTGATATCCACTAGAGAGCTCAATTTGTGCGCCATCTGGATAAACTTGCCTATCAAGTTCGCGGTAAAGTCTTTCGATAGCAGTCCTTCGCCACTCAGCTGAATCCTTGAATTCAGGGAATATAACGCCAATATGCATTAGGCCATTAGCTTCCATTGTAAGCCAATTCCCACCGGTTGGATATTTCATAAGCTGTTGAGCATGTTCTTTGAACAACTTAAGCATAGTAATTAGAGCTTCATCAGAAAATGAAGGGGACGTTAGGAATCTATGGTATATCTCCATCCATGTTTGCCCTGCGCGAATTCCGCTCTCGATAGTGCGCCAAGTATACGTCTGGTTTCCAGAAGTGTATTTTGGCGATGGACAATTTCGCACCCAGTGAAGCAATTGGCGAACAAACTCTTCAGCATATTTCTCTTCTCCGGTATCCCAATAAGCACGACTGAGCTCCACCCATCCATGGTGACGATTTAGCTGCCACGGCCACTCGCGATAGTCAATTGGGTTTAGGTTCCAATCTATATCGCCATTAAACTGATGTCGGACGCCAACGCTTATCACATTATGATGAAGATTTAGATCAGCCTCCGTTGTATTAACGCTCTCAGGTCTTGATTTATGATTTGGGCGTGAATGCGGGTCTATTTTCCAAACGGGTTTCTTGCGGTTGCGCATGTACTCAGCCAGCTTGTGTTTCGCCAATTCTAAGTTGCCGAGATTAATAGCTTCTTTTACACTTTCAAGCCCTGTTCGTTCTAAGTCAATGCTTTCGAATAGCTCAGCATCCGTTGTCCATGGGCCATGGCGGTCAGTTAAATGCAAATCCGCAATGTTGAGCACTGCCTCTGGATGCGGCTGCATATTCCATCCTTCTGCCGTAAACATTAGATAGTCTATCTTTTGGAAACCCACAGGAAGGCGAGAACGACTCAGCTCATTAAAATG
Protein-coding sequences here:
- a CDS encoding alginate lyase family protein, which produces MKLFIFLIFILLFLSDRSNMLAKSFELCNLSDLSSWQGLIADPALTYNGSPSAKWDQSKSAVVKTENIPHDWSNFSCLEFALHSKKATGSAFMIVLGSENSESEGSDYFNIPIKVDWEGWKHFVIHFNELSRSRLPVGFQKIDYLMFTAEGWNMQPHPEAVLNIADLHLTDRHGPWTTDAELFESIDLERTGLESVKEAINLGNLELAKHKLAEYMRNRKKPVWKIDPHSRPNHKSRPESVNTTEADLNLHHNVISVGVRHQFNGDIDWNLNPIDYREWPWQLNRHHGWVELSRAYWDTGEEKYAEEFVRQLLHWVRNCPSPKYTSGNQTYTWRTIESGIRAGQTWMEIYHRFLTSPSFSDEALITMLKLFKEHAQQLMKYPTGGNWLTMEANGLMHIGVIFPEFKDSAEWRRTAIERLYRELDRQVYPDGAQIELSSGYHQVSLINFRMAWEVAKMNDIAMPSDYIKKLQKMYDYNLLASMPDGCLPGLNDGNRTNIRGFLKEALQYFPERKDYEWVATEGKQGTKPSVGSIALPFSGQLIMRSGWEKEDLYLMMDAGPFGYGHQHEDKLSIVIYAHGKYHLVDPGNYPYDSSKWRRYIITTPSHNTVMVDGEGQHRAGRPREQYVVSKPLPNKWITSDGFDYASGTYDEGYGQNNKIKVVHTRSIFFVKPEYWIITDFLNPDDKEPHRYESIFHLDADGASLDEFTKMVITENKESANLAIIPLFDDKLRVKIVSGREDPVQGWVPAGGYKVRPVPTPIFSLEKEGKARFLYIFFPVKAGEVCPINRVKPLDIYVGQENTTVGVEIQFANGRIDYFVQTDRAGKKIKFLDFETDAEAAFISLKDGLVSKAYLAGGTKLLRAGKPVEADVKAVKDLSETDVRHIF
- a CDS encoding DUF2961 domain-containing protein, coding for MTVLPYGLFDIARLADGKTRSISAENPEGKKGAGALEVPDEANAAAWLGKGWKVRPCITLPKESNTVLANIEGPGVIRHIWITVDTKAYRDCILRMFWDDEEMPSVEVPLGDFFANGHALRVNISSIPIAVNPNGGFNSYWPMPFRKKARIEIENQRWEEIAGFFYQITYELDDIPEDVGYFHAQWRRSITPKEKPEHTILENVIGKGHYVGTYLAWTQLSNGWWGEGEVKFYIDGDKDEPTICGTGTEDYFGGAWCFGDTYSTPFLGYPLWRKEPGEVPKHGLYRWHILDPIRFETDLRVTIQALGWWPNWKYQPLQDDIASTAYWYQTEPHARFPNMLPIQMRWPR